In Acropora muricata isolate sample 2 unplaced genomic scaffold, ASM3666990v1 scaffold_755, whole genome shotgun sequence, the sequence GACTACCTGAAGTAAAGATCTCTTACTTTATTCCCTCGGATATCAAAGATTTAAACATTTTACAGACCACAGATTGAGGCCAATTAGCATGTAACTAAAGAGATGCAATATATCAATCCATATAGCCATCCCTGTTCGCATTTTGAAGATAGTCATTCGTCAGCAATATCAATTAGTGCATACCGCTCGAGTGAACAGCCCTTTTCATGCGTCGtcacaaaacaatcaatataGAGCATAAGCAATGGCGTATAAGAGCGACGGACGGCCTGGATCAATTCAAATACTAATATGATTTTGAACCTAAGAAAGATGTACTGTAACAAGTGCTAATTATTCTCAGGTCgccagtttggaaaaaaaaatgtgtattAGTTAGGTAGCCTTCACAAACGGAACAGTGGGGTACAGTTCCATCTCAAGAAACGTTTAGTAATAGGACAAATCCGTAAACGCTGCCTTCATCtccctttttcttcttttgacaatCTCCTTCTAATCATACGAAGCTTTTCCGGATCCTTTTCGGCAACAATGCAATGATAGCATCCGTATTCCATACAAGCTACCGCAGCTGAACCTATTAGagaacaaaaaagaataaaattcaTTTAGCATCAAATGTCACAATATTGTAAGTATTCCTTTACAAACGTTGTTAGGAAAATTCAGCATCTTGAGATAAGTGTGATTGCCTCTTACAAATTATGACAATACAGTACACCAGAATTTTTGTTATGTAACCTATCTTTCCACAAAACGGGGAATTTGACTACAGTAAAAGATGGTTTCGAGCTGGTTACGTGGAATGCGTTGTCATGCAACAGTGGTTGAATATTAAGACAGTTCGAGTTAATGGCTTAATAAATCGAACGTCATTTGAATTTTTCTCAGTAATCAGTGAAGCATAATTATATGAATTATAAAGTAATGTTATCGCAGTATGGGCATGCGGCCCGTTGAATTGCGAAATGACATTTAAGCTTGAATCTTCTGGCGTAGTGAAGACAACCATGCCATAGCCCCACGGACAAAAATGGGAAGAGGCTGGTCGAATTTCGCTGACACACCCGTCCCCTCCAACCACCCAATCACGAAACAGGTTGTGCTTGagttttaatattttggaaatatcAGTTTTATCGTTCAACGGTTAATCCTAGCCTTATCTTCAAGTTGATTGTAAAATTACGACCAAGAGGAGGGGCATCCAAGTTGGctactttttttcaaaatgtaaatTCCCATTTTAATCAAAGTTATGCAATATCAGCAATTTTACCTGCTCCACAACAAAGATCAAGGATCCAACAGTTTGGATGTCCATAAAGACTGAGTAAGGTTTTGTACAGCGCAACAGGTTTTTCCTTCATGTATTTTGCCCCTGTATCAAGGTCCCTTTGAGCTTTCTCTGACGGAAACATGAAAAGATTCTTAATTTGTTGGTCCAATTTTCTTTCTCCACAATGGCAAAGGGCGAACGGAAAGATCTCTTCGACCAGGTTATGTGCATCTATAAAAGCGAAACAATAATTCCgttaaaatcattaaatttaGGCTGCGTTCTATTTACCCTATTCCTGAATGGCATTGCATagaataataatcatcatcataataatagaTGCTCGAaatcctttttttgttaaagaaaGATCAGAAATTAGAAATTGTCAGCGCACAATGAGATGCAATTAAACCGTATCATTAACAACATAGTTGCTTAATAGCCAATGTCAGAAtgtatcgagaatctcaaatcagttccgaaaaatcgaatttaggTTTATACTTACCAAACAGCCCTTTGGAGtggttatttaaaaaaaattgatattagAAAATCCCAAATcgctttgcatttggagaatttcagaaaagttcgaaaatcctcaaaaaataccatttttgcagcgaaggggactgggtccccttctctgctatgtcatgggcttgaatgaaagtaaCCACTTTTCGGATCTAACTTCGGCTTTCCGAGGGGCTTACGAGCAAAGCAGTTTAAAAGTTgggctaatttcggccttcgatcggcatacgagcttaaaagtcgggctaatttcggccttcgatcgTCATACGAGCATAAATCGATCAATATCAGCCGACCATGCGCTAGCTCACGCTCTAGAGTTTGGTGGAGagtgaaggaatttaaaaaaggtgagttcttttcattatttgacaacGTATTTAAACTCTTTTGTGCCTAAAACTAAGCACAATTGAGGATGTATTTctcaagtttgtatttataaaggaatcttctgattttggagtgctttatgtggtttgcttggcgacaaatgcttgattgcatcatcatgtttaGTGCACAAGACCAGTACTGTCCATATGGCGTTCTTCAATTCCCTTCGGGgagcaaaacaactccttcgggaggcaaataatcccagaaatggggcaaagcaaatccttcgggattcaaaacatctccttcgggagacaaaaCCAATCCTTATAATTAGGGAttcaaaacaactccttcgggagacaaataAACCCAGTAATGGGGCAATACAAATTGAAACCCTCGGTAaagtgactgaaaatttactttgggaaaccATTTTTCGCTACAATGTGATAAATAGTCACAATATAGCGTTCAATGGCATCCAATCCTGAACATTTCGTGGAATAAAACATGTGCCATTACACGAAATATAAGGCAAGCAAACCACATTTTATCAATGTATATGATAATAGAACTtcttaagaataaattcattttaaaatcaacgaattattttgaaacaaataatgcatctacaaagattgtgcctagaatagactacaaaaaaggttattcttaTCATGTATCTAATCAACCCAAGGTATTTGGGTGTAGTGAAAACCATAGAcattttttaccatgtttacattctgtaatcaaatatttgaataaaatgtatacaccttattccaaaatggcggtcaataaattattcttttgttagcatgttaattagccctcttcgcctcattttcactacaaaattcttttgttttttacacatgttgacgaggcgaagagggctaattaacatgcaaacaaaagaataatttattggccgccattttggaataaggcgtattgatttattgttaaactattgtattgaaaatcttccaatgtgtacagaaaacaattcttttaagttatcatttataaagacattaaacaacattctctatttcaatttacagatcttgaattagagggtttcatccacactcttagtcctatcaaaaaggctaacaacaagtcaaagacaccatATTTTGAGTGCCTTGTTCAGACAAGCAACGCGTCCAAAGTTAGAGCAGTGTGCTATGAAACCAAAAAGCGAACCACTTTGCATCAAGCTTATCGTTCCAAATCGCCTGTTAAGATTAGTGGAGTGAAACGACTACCTTCCACAAGTTTCAGTGACTCGTTGGAAGAGTACAAGatcgccaaaatggccaaaatcactCCAACCATGACTATGATGGTTTGACTATAATCCAGATGTGGCATCCTCAATCTACAGTGTTTAACAGGCTCTTGATGGTGAtgtatacaaaactattgatgtgacagcaaaagtcgtcaacaaagaaaacaacaaacaaccaattgtttccaagggaaaacaactaatgaaaactgaatgtgttattgctgatcacaccaaTACTATCGCATTCAATTTGACACTTTGGAAAGACCTTATTGATTCAGTAGATTGCGGAAAAACATAtaagttcaagaatgtaaaaattagatcattcaatgacataaaGTATCTAACCACCAACGAAGGAACCACCATCCACCAAGACCAAGACATCCATGATATTAACATGGATTGTGAAGacataagccttagcttaaacatttcagaaggaaaatgtatctcagcaaaactcaaaagaAAATTATCCTGCATTGCTTGTAATGCATGTATTAAAGGCATAGGATCAGACGCCATGATCACGTGTCAGAACTGCCAAATTACTACCCTAGAAGAAAACTGCAGCCATAAGCTTGTAGCACAATTAATGATCTTAATagcaaaaggaaaggttcaaagttacacatgctttaatgatgctttgcagagcttcctagcatcaagcaacacgaacttgacactgattgacaccattgatctggatgaattgaaaaaactgctgctaacatctcctgccaagcaaatgattatagatgattaaaaaaaactataatCCAATTTCTACTATAATTGATCTATAAGAGAAAAGCAACATtgcacctcaaaaacattttgaacattatcaaattggagttaagtaagttcaaatagttgagttacagttctataaattacagagaataattattgtcattttgattatgagAAATAGGATTGACAGTGTGattaattaacagtgttgacatgctacagtcagaaattaaaatagttgagttacagttccataaattatagagaaatattattatttactttgattgtgacaattatTCATCGACCGATCAACTACATGTTACAGTcagaatatatgcaaatgtttgtacaagttgtacttttgttgttactgttaataaaacaaattgttgaatAAACTACTATACAATCTGTtggcttgaatattcactcagtattgtgttattaattgcagctttgtgttattaatacaCAACTTTATAAACCATCTTCATTGAACTTTACGATTAATAAAATGAGTAATAAGCTTATAACACAAGATattgcagtcatttcaaatcgttaaaatttaccgagagatttatgtatgtaagattactgtgatatcaaaattaccagacaacctgatgtgttcaacatgaatttctttgtaaatttcttcacttataCATTAACCttatgttaaaaaatgtgacggctatacgcctgagctgcatgtagtcgtAGACTGCGTATTTTTATTTATGAAATTAGTCAAAATTTAGGACGATTCCAAACAGACAGTATATACGGGCCCGAAAAAACTCCtgaggattattattattattatggcttttttattattatttttatttttattcctatATATAAAGCATTTCCTCTCTTACCTTCAACCTTTCGTCTTTCTTGTCACTTTTTGAAGTAGAAATATTCAGAACGTCCCCGATCCCTACCATCCTTCTTTAGAGGACCGTTGGAAGAATTatgaatgacaatttttttatccTCATTTCGCACAAAATACCACTTGGTCTCACAAGGTCGAAAACGGCCATTGGTATTCATTGTGATATTACTGAGCAAAGTGGATGCAGATTAATGAGCTTGTTTGTCGAAGTTCACGATTTACATTGTGCCATGTGCCCCTTTCGGGTTTCTTTTGGGAATAAGAGAGGACGAAGTCAGTCACTTTCCGTTAAGTGAAATGTCGGGCAGAAGCAAAGAATAGCCGGAAATTAATGATGGAGACCGATAATTTTTAACACTGGCGCGCCCATCCTTTGCTATCGATAAACGTGAAAGCTAGATTCCTGAAAGTTAATAAACCTTCAAAAAAAGCGAAGGCAATATGCATTACTCTCCTACTCTTAACGCTTTTCCTCATATCAAGGCCGCTTTCGTGAACAAAAAAGTGCTAATGCCATTTACAGCCGcactttaattaaaaaaacacacTTAGGAGAATCCGTACCAAGCCcttccaaaaatgcaaaacatccTTAAGGGGTAGGGTCGCACTAGTGgacaaagtttctttttgttgtgaCAAATTTCAGACAAATATCTGTTTCCGGTAGAATTTAAAATGGCATATGTGGGTCGCACGGAATTTACATTAATGTCATCAATCTGtcaactgcaaaaaagaaaaactccgACTCCCGCCAAAAAGTGTCACGATATCACGCTAATGAAGATTCAATACATCATGGTATTACCGCGAGATGCAGCTTTTGTTTTCGTTGGAATTTTGTGTATTTTAACTTGTATGCAGGCTCGAATGGCAACTCTTTATAACGTACACTGTATTTACAGACTTCACAACTTAAATATTCAGCTTGCATTGTTGGAATATGAGCGTGCGATCAGGCAGCGTCGACGGCAAAGACGATACAATCCGTATCGCTGGCGTTTGCCAAGGCCACTGGGATCATGGTTCGAAATACACTTTCATAATCGAGCAATTCCTTCCCACTACTTCAAAACTCAGTTACGAATAGATAGGGATACATTTGATGTACTTCTTAACTTGCTGCACCCTTTTCTTTTGAGACAAAACACCTCCTTGCGCAATTGCATTCCTCCAGAGAAAGTGCTGGCTCTTGGCCTCTACCGCCTCGCACATGGAAACTCATACTCGACAATAGGTGCTAACTTCGGTGTAGGAAAAAGTACGGTGATCGAGGCAGTTCAAGATGTTACCGAAGCACTATTTGACCTGAGAAATGAGTACATAAAGTTTCCCGTAACTGAGGCAGAGACTATAGCCAGCATTGAAACGTTTTCTGAACTGTCCGATCTTCCTAACGTTgctggcgcaattgatggcacCCACATCGAGATAAAAGCTCCCCTTGAAAGCGCTGTTGACTATTTTAGTCGATATCATGAACATGATTTTATAGTACAAGGGGTAGTGAATGGTCAGAAACTGTTCCTCGATTTCTCTGCTGGATTTCCTGGAAGTCTTCACGATGCCCGCGTTCTGAGAAATACCACATTGTACAGACGTGCAGAACGCGACGAAGTCTTAAATAATCCCACTGCACGGGTTGGTCGTCGTGAAATTCGGCCTTACCTTGTTGGGGATAGCGCATATCCTCTCGGACCATGGTTACAAAAACCTTTTCCTGAAGCAACTAGGGATCGGGATGAGATTGCGTTCAATAGAGAGCTAACGGCTGCTAGAGTTTTAGTAGAATGCGCCTTTGGTATTTTAAAGAGCCGATGGAGGATTTTAGGAAAGCAGGTCGACAGTAAAATCAACTTTGCAGTCAAGACTGCAATTGCATGTGCAGTACTCCATATTTTCTGCATCCGGAACGGCGATGATTGGGAAGAAAGGGATGAAGATGACCACGATGACGGCGAGGATGATGATACGAATGTAATGCAGGATGGAGATAATATTAGGGAGGTTTTAAAAGAATATATATCTTCTTTATAACTCGAAAGTAAGTACAACGAATACATGTGACATGTACATCGGTTACTGTTTTTGCTGTGACATTCCAGAAGGGAATTCTCTCGCGCTTGATTTCATATGAACAACTCAGATAACTTTCGTGGGTATCCCGCTTTCAAAAGATATCTTTAACAGTATAGGATGTAATGCACGTATAAAAGATTTACCAGGCTAGTCTGTCCTTTTCAAACTTTTATTATAACTTTTTCGATACCGTACCTGAACGAAAACAGTAACACAACACTTGAATATTATTATGCCTATCAAACTGCATTTGAACTATTTGTCCTTAAATGCTTAGAGAAAATCTCCCATAAATTGGTTCATGCAGTCCATTTGTCGCATTTGCATCTCTTGCATCTTCTCCATGCTGGATGCGACGCGTTCTCCTTGGGATTTAATCTCTGCAAAAGCCCGCCTGAAGTGCTCGTCCCCATCTCCATCTTCATCATCGTTTACTTTCCGTTTCCTTTTGCCCTGGCCTTTCTTTCGTTCCAAGCGCGATTTCGGTGGGGCGGCAGTTTCCTTTGGGTCGAGCGCTTCTTCCCTGCTGGACTCAGCAGAAAGGTTTAAGGGGCTGGCGCTATCTGCTGAAGATATGGCCGATGAAGTATCCCCTGCTTCTTGCACGTGTTTCAGGGTCACGGCATCGCGGCAACCAAGAACTGCATCAATTtcatcataaaaaaaataaactttcgcAAGTTACCACCTGTCTGATTTCTCttccattcttttttttctttatagcCATCAATTAAGTACTTTATTTTTCGTAAGCACCTGTCCACCGCCTTGTTTGTTTTGAACTTACTATTGATGGCCTCAGCAATCTCACCCCAAGCATTTCTTGAATCTTTGCTGTTGATCAAGTCCTGCTTGTCTGCCCATAACTGTACCAAGTAGCGCTGTTGCTCGTTTGTCCACTTGTCGTATTTCTTGGCtgtggactggctggactgacTGGGAGAATGACTATCAAGTTGATCGGATTCTCCAAGTGAACTGGACGATGGAAAGCTGGTTGAACAGGTGGCATCGAATGGATAACCTAACGTCGGCTGGCTATAACTGACCTCTCGATGTCCAAGGGAAATCCTTGGATTTGGATTCATTGCTGTAAATGGCATATTAAAGGCACGGGAGCTTGCATATGGCCATGAGGGATCCATCTTCCTACAAGGTTGCCGCCAAATTCTAGGCAAATTGATTTTACCGCCcgttttatttactttttgcgTTATGATTGACATCTTAAAAgcttttttgacattttgtggCATTTTGGCGAGGTCCAGAGCTTGGCAATTTCAAGTGGCGGTATCTTTGAACATTTAGTGCATTCCgatcatttttgaaaatgtcgAACAAATCGGTCGCACGAgcaaaacgtaaaaaaaaaattactatgTAGATTTCCACAACCATTTCTGGTATGGCAAATAAATTTGCATGGTTGTTTGTATTAAGCTCATGCTAATATTGGCATTGGAAATTGCCAAAGCCATTTTGGATTAACTCcttatttgaatttgaaagtTTCCATTGTCGTCTTGTATCACCCAAAGTTTGGACGTTGTAAATTTCCATGGTCATTTAGATGACTCAAAATATTTCCTTTGGAAATTTCAATCGTCATTTTACATTAACCAAAGTTTTGACGTTGGAaatttcaatggtcattttggATCAACTCCGGATTCTgcctatggaaatttccatCGTCATTTGTATCAACCAAAGTTTTTACGTTGGAAATTTCCGCCGTCATTTTCGCTTAACTGAATTTCACTACACCCTCAAAGAACTGGCAATTTTGGCAGAGCTTCCTCATAATTTTGCCACGCTATACTAAGCGCAAGGTTGTCAAAAATAGCATATATTAAgcctttttaaaaaaaaaaggacaatgtTAATTATCCACGCTTGGCAATTGTACCGCAATGGTCGCTGCAGACAGCCAAATCCTGAAGCAGCGAAAAATCGTCACATGCGAACAATGTTCATTTTCTCAGATCAATACAACGCTCATATTTTTCGATtgagtttccttttcagtatctTATTTGCCTTAGCAAGCAGTTCTTTTTTCTGTGTGCTGTCCATGCTGGCGAGAATGCAAATGAACTGACTTTGCAAGAGCAGGGAGACAAGATATTTGATTTATCTGATTACAATGTTTTTCGGTCGAGTAGCCTGGTTCTCCATCGTCATTTTTCTATTTGTTGTTCAATTCGACGTCTTGTGTTTCCAACTTATCTATAAGTAGTTCAACTTAACAAATCTTAATTATCCAAATAAGCGGAAAAGACTTAAGTATCACTGTCCCTGAAAAATAGCGCTCgacatgtttttaaacaaagggaTGCTCGGgttattaattgttaaatataaaataatatccCATTTTTGTTTATCGGTTTGGattgtgaaaaaaatttctCCCCTGCGCTCATTTTTATGGGAATAGAAATATTTTCAGGTATATCTTGCTCAGTTTCCACGAGTTTCATGTGAGTGCTTTCTTGGgtcttattagggagtttaagatctacaaCGGGAGAACGTCGCttataattgcaagttcaagtttgtcaatctttttcgtcattatctcagtttgcgtaacttttgaaagctagcagggtTACTTGGGAACTGAATTTAAACGGTGctgtgtcaaggctaggaaagaaaattcaaattctcgcctgtgtgttcacgttctctttattacctgagaaatggtcatttcacgtcgaaAATTTTcggagaacgggaaagaaatgtacagaaatgatAAACTAAAGCACGTGAAGGGTGTGCAAAGGGTTTGCTTGTATTcgttaattatgcaaaatttgtggcgttgtcgctgccgttgCGTcgtaaatcttaaactccctattttctCGATGAAAACGCTGAGAGAGGATATGGTAAAATATAATGCTGCTtggaaaaatattcttttgtaaaagttaatgccagaattattgatattgaaatagagaactactatttttttacttttataatAGCTTGAGATAATTGCTCTTAATATTGAAAATACGATAGAGATTTGTTAAGAGAACCATTCGAAAATGCAAAGgtaccctttttttttcacatttgattgatttaatAACAGCGACTCGTTGCTTAACAGcctttttctgttaatttattttcagggaTCTTAAAGGGattaaaatatctcaactcccagaaacgattttctccaatctaaccaaacTAACCTCTCTGTAAGTTGACCTCCtcaaacaaactgtcaaaatgaacaagttatgaattttcattgtatgatcCTAGCAATGCGTAGCAGCGGGTAAGGCGTAAAACATTCACGCCTGCTAGAGACTCGAACCTTGACTTCTGCAATGTCGGTGGATTGTTGTAACAGTTAAGCTGTCAGGCCAACTTGGAGGTGGTGATTATGTAGGTCGACAATATGCTTTTACATGATAATTATATTTGTATATACCATCTGAACACATgaattcatgcatttgaactgcagattgaactGCCTTTCTATGTATGATCCTCGACATGATTAACGCTACTTAGGTAGGAGCCTGAAAAATTAGCATCGTTCCACATAACAACCACCTCTCATTTGGCCTGctagctcaactggtgaagcCCTGCACTGGCACCACAGAGATCGGGGTTGAAGTCCCGTTCAAACATGAATTTTTGCAGGCCTTGTCCGCTACTAATTAGCTACGCACAGCTTTCCTACCCGGCTATCTTTGGTTTTATATGGGCGGCTTCCTGAGGTCTTGGCTTCTCGACCTAGAGTTTGAGACAAcattatgaaggaaaatgctgctTGAATGGTTTCTCGTTAAGagctaatgcaagaaaaacgtttttaatttgtttccatgcattatttaatttgtctttcacTTGATCGTTTAACGCAAAGCCTGCTGGCTGAAAACGATATTAACACAGTTGCAAAACAtgttgaatttacaagattgcAAAGTCAATGTTAAACTGCATTATCAGGCAGATGCACGTcctatgtttgtctttctttcattgttttctcattgcCTCTCTCAACGATCATGCAATGGTTCAGTTGTAGTGatagcaaaaagaaaaaggtaaagacaacatgtcaaattgcaattgaacttacttcaaccgtccatattttagaaaatcaagctttaaagacggtgcctactaaatgCGGAGGTTTTTGCGCCAAATTGGCACCATGCggaaaaagtagatctttggCAAAACTActggaatccaaaaagaaaaatgggggtagccacgcattttgcAAGATAATTAGCCctgaatctcaacaaaaattcTGACATCAGTATTTTTCTGAAAGAAGATagaaacaatatttcttcaccAGTTTCCTTAGAATTCCCCTTAAAATACAGGAAAGTAAACACATTTATAAAGATCTTTAAAAATACAGCTAAAATTCAGCttaaataacttttgctcaCAACCAGAAACAAATGGCATGCAGAATAGGTTTGCTGTTttttgggatatacgaagaaactCGCCTAcgcttttttttacatttgtttcaaataaactggctgttctgctttcttttacggtcatttacagaaggcggcatatccaacttttgaaacaacaagcaaactCACAAAAGTACTATATACTCTCGGGACGGGCTATGTATCGCGTGATCTATGCATTGCGTGATGCGCAGCTAATGTGTGCATAAACATTAGtaagcaccgtccttaaggtcaCGTAACAGTCTAACAGATTGAAAATTTGATCTAAGTCATCAAAACATTCTTGTTTCTATAAGCCAAAAAAGAAACCTCATTAAGTCATTAAAATTGACTGGCACAAATACCTGAGAATTGAAAGGAAACCAAAATAACTGTTAGCAAGAACCGGAAGTGAGGCTATGAATGCGCAAGGGATCTTAAAACAAGTTGGGGTCTAGGTCGATTCAAGTCGACTCGACTCGACTTGGATTCTTAAATAAAAGAACCGAATTCGAAAGTGAAATCGTCAACAAATGCGTAAGAGAAGAGGGCTGACATAATCTTGACGATTCGACTCGCTCGGTCTCACCGCAAGTCTGTAGGTCGCAAGAGCCACAAGTGAGACCGTTCAGAAAATGCCTAAGGGGGCTTACAACATGCTACGACTGGCCGTTTTAGAAGTTGACC encodes:
- the LOC136908108 gene encoding uncharacterized protein; this encodes MVLPRDAAFVFVGILCILTCMQARMATLYNVHCIYRLHNLNIQLALLEYERAIRQRRRQRRYNPYRWRLPRPLGSWFEIHFHNRAIPSHYFKTQLRIDRDTFDVLLNLLHPFLLRQNTSLRNCIPPEKVLALGLYRLAHGNSYSTIGANFGVGKSTVIEAVQDVTEALFDLRNEYIKFPVTEAETIASIETFSELSDLPNVAGAIDGTHIEIKAPLESAVDYFSRYHEHDFIVQGVVNGQKLFLDFSAGFPGSLHDARVLRNTTLYRRAERDEVLNNPTARVGRREIRPYLVGDSAYPLGPWLQKPFPEATRDRDEIAFNRELTAARVLVECAFGILKSRWRILGKQVDSKINFAVKTAIACAVLHIFCIRNGDDWEERDEDDHDDGEDDDTNVMQDGDNIREVLKEYISSL